A section of the Carassius carassius chromosome 17, fCarCar2.1, whole genome shotgun sequence genome encodes:
- the cacng1a gene encoding calcium channel, voltage-dependent, gamma subunit 1a, with amino-acid sequence MKKETKTKILFFVITVGSVCMLTAVVTDHWAVLSPRVEHVNTTCEAAHFGLWKLCKKHIYIEDEELIGKVCGPISLPGEMNCSYFRHFTPGEDSEIFEVKTQREYNISAAAIAIFSLVFMILGTLCVLGSLRKGKDYLYKPAGMFFAFAGLCAIISVEVMRQSVKRMIESEETIWIEYYYSWSFACACTGFVLLLLSGIGLLLVSMPHMPRNPWETCMDAEPEQI; translated from the exons ATGAAGAAGGAAACCAAGACAAAAATCTTGTTTTTTGTTATCACGGTGGGCTCAGTGTGCATGTTAACAGCTGTGGTGACAGACCACTGGGCCGTGTTGAGTCCTCGAGTGGAGCACGTAAACACAACATGTGAGGCAGCCCACTTTGGCCTTTGGAAACTTTGTAAGAAACACATATATATTGAGGACGAGGAATTAATTGGTAAAGTTTGTGGACCTATCAGCTTACCGGGGG AAATGAACTGCTCTTACTTCAGACACTTCACACCAGGGGAAGATTCTGAGATCTTTGAAGTTAAAACTCAGAGAG AATACAACATCTCAGCAGCTGCCATAGCTATCTTTAGTCTTGTCTTCATGATTCTGGGCACATTGTGTGTGTTGGGTTCCCTCAGAAAGGGAAAGGACTATCTGTACAAGCCTGCTGGCATGTTCTTTGCTTTTGCAG GTCTGTGTGCCATCATCTCAGTAGAGGTAATGCGTCAGTCAGTCAAGAGGATGATAGAAAGTGAGGAGACTATCTGGATCGAGTATTATTATTCCTGGTCTTTTGCGTGTGCATGCACAGGTTTTGTCCTGCTCCTCCTCAGTGGAATTGGTCTGTTACTGGTCTCCATGCCACATATGCCTAGAAATCCCTGGGAAACCTGCATGGATGCTGAGCCTGAACAAATATAG
- the psmd12 gene encoding 26S proteasome non-ATPase regulatory subunit 12 — protein MSEDRAERSDGRMVKMEIDYSATVDQRLPECEKMARASDMVSTSRILVAIVQLCYEAKDWDALNENIMLLSKRRSQLKQAVAKMVQECYTYVDAATDLSIKLRLIDTLRTVTAGKIYVEIERARLTKTLAHIKEKNGDVKEAASILQELQVETYGSMEKKEKAEFILEQMRLCIAVKDYIRTQIISKKINTKFFQEEGTEDLKLKYYNLLIQVDQHEGSYLSICKHYRAIYDTPCILEDTSKWQQALKSVVLYVILAPYDNEQSDLVHRISIDKKLEEIPKYRDLLKQFTTMELMRWSSVVEDYGKELREGSMGTPDTDVFTCSEEGEKRWKDLKNRVVEHNIRIMAKYYTSITMGRMAALLDLSIDESEEFLSNLVVNKTIYAKVDRLAGIINFQRPKDPNDLLNDWSQKLNSLMSLVNKTTHLIAKEEMIHNLQ, from the exons ATGTCTGAGGACAGAGCTGAACGATCAGATGGACGTATGGTGAAGATGGAGATTGACTACAGTGCTACTGTAGATCAGCGTCTGCCTGAGTGTGAGAAAATGGCCAGA GCTTCAGATATGGTCTCCACCTCCAGGATCTTGGTGGCTATAGTTCAGTTATGCTATGAAGCCAAAGACTGGGATGCCTTGAATGAAAACATCATGCTACTGTCTAAGAGAAGAAGCCAGCTGAAGCAG GCCGTCGCAAAGATGGTACAGGAATGTTATACATATGTTGATGCTGCAActgacctgtcaatcaaactccgaCTCATTGACACGCTACGCACCGTCACTGCAGGAAAG ATATATGTGGAGATTGAGCGTGCCAGGCTGACTAAAACATTGGCTCATATCAAAGAGAAAAATGGAGACGTGAAAGAGGCTGCATCCATTCTGCAGGAACTGCAG GTGGAGACATATGGATCAATGGAGAAGAAGGAGAAGGCGGAGTTCATTCTGGAGCAGATGAGGCTGTGCATTGCTGTCAAGGACTACATTCGAACACAGATCATTAGCAAAAAGATCAACACTAAATTCTTCCAGGAAGAGGGCACTGAG GATTTGAAACTGAAGTATTATAATCTGCTGATTCAAGTTGATCAGCATGAGGGCTCCTACCTATCCATATGTAAACATTACAGAGCCATATATGACACTCCCTGTATTCTGGAAGACACCTCCAAATGGCAGCAG GCTCTGAAGAGTGTAGTGCTCTATGTGATTTTGGCACCATATGACAATGAACAGTCTGATTTAGTTCACCGAATCAGCATTGACAAGAAACTGGAGGAAATACCCAAATATAG GGATCTCCTGAAACAGTTCACCACCATGGAGCTGATGCGCTGGTCATCTGTAGTGGAGGATTATGGAAAGGAACTGAGGGAGGGTTCCATGGGAACTCCGGACACTGATGTCTTCACCTGCTCAGAAGAGGGAGAAAAGAGATGGAAAGATCTGAAAAACAGAGTAGTAGAACAC AACATCAGAATAATGGCGAAGTATTACACAAGCATCACGATGGGGAGAATGGCAGCCCTGCTCGACCTCTCTATTGAT GAATCAGAAGAGTTCCTATCTAACCTGGTGGTCAATAAGACCATCTATGCAAAAGTGGACCGCCTCGCTGGTATCATTAATTTCCAGCGGCCTAAGGACCCTAACGATCTTCTGAATGACTGGTCTCAAAAACTGAACTCTCTCATGTCTCTTGTTAACAAAACTACCCATCTCATTGCCAAGGAAGAGATGATCCACAACCTCCAGTAG
- the cacng4a gene encoding voltage-dependent calcium channel gamma-4 subunit, protein MAWCDRGVQIVFTSLGAFAAISLMTVAIGTDFWLYSRAHICNTTNATDETHTMQQPKKTRGDLTHSGLWRICCIEGINNGSCYWINHFSVDDDYDTESSEYLLRLVRASSLFPILSTILLLLGGLCVGVGQIYRSRNNILLSAGILFVSAGLSNIIGIIVYISSNAGDPSDKKGEDKKSLYSYGWSFYSGVLSFIVAEVIGVLVVNIYIEKNKEAHFKHFEFIKTVPSPTSSPYTSIPSYHYRQQRSQSCSQSREPSKNTSLATLSITGSSLPLGDILMYTVGREHPLKAGALASFNTDFEHPNFLQVHNRVSKDVKDSLNRRITPV, encoded by the exons ATGGCTTGGTGTGATCGTGGCGTTCAGATTGTTTTTACGAGCCTGGGCGCGTTCGCAGCGATCAGCCTGATGACTGTTGCGATCGGAACCGACTTCTGGCTTTACTCTAGAGCTCACATCTGTAACACGACCAACGCAACAGATGAAACACACACCATGCAGCAGCCAAAGAAAACACGAGGAGATCTCACGCATTCTGGACTTTGGAGGATCTGCTGTATAGAAG GAATCAACAATGGAAGCTGTTATTGGATCAATCATTTTTCTGTGGATGATGACTATGACACAGAAAGCTCAGAGTATCTCCTCC GATTAGTGCGAGCATCCAGTCTCTTCCCCATCCTGAGTACCATCCTGCTTCTTTTGGGGGGACTTTGTGTTGGGGTGGGCCAAATTTATAGAAGCAGGAATAACATTCTCTTGAGTGCAGGAATCTTATTTGTATCTGCAG GTCTTAGCAATATCATCGGCATCATTGTTTACATCTCCAGTAATGCTGGAGACCCTAGTGATAAGAAAGGAGAAGATAAGAAAAGCCTGTACAGCTATGGATGGTCCTTCTACTCAGGTGTACTCTCCTTCATTGTGGCCGAGGTCATCGGTGTGTTGGTCGTCAACATCTACATTGAAAAGAACAAAGAGGCTCATTTCAAACACTTTGAGTTTATTAAAACTGTCCCTTCCCCTACATCCTCTCCCTACACAAGCATTCCGAGTTACCATTACAGACAACAACGGTCCCAGTCCTGTTCACAGTCCAGAGAGCCATCTAAAAACACTTCCCTTGCCACACTGAGCATCACCGGCTCCTCATTGCCTTTGGGGGACATTTTAATGTATACGGTGGGGAGAGAACATCCACTAAAGGCAGGTGCTTTGGCCTCCTTTAACACTGATTTTGAACATCCCAACTTTCTGCAAGTTCACAACCGTGTTTCTAAAGATGTGAAGGACAGTCTGAATCGCAGGATCACTCCTGTGTAA